Proteins co-encoded in one Stenotrophomonas maltophilia genomic window:
- a CDS encoding KilA-N domain-containing protein produces MTLIPRMEEGTVIPQRARDGYISATALCQSVNKRWSDYRALKSTEEFLHELTVQTGLAEHELIHVVSGGKPTLQGTWIHPYLAINLGQWLSRKFSVKVAQWVVEWQQGRANAVMPAHIERYLQNRAKVPYTHFSMLNELTLNLIAPLEDAGYTLPQALVPDISEGRLFCKWLRDQRGVDTNALPTYDHTYPDGRTVPAKLYPNEFYEDFRRHFNEVWLPEKAPAYFAARDSKALSFVTTLLLPAP; encoded by the coding sequence ATGACCCTGATCCCACGCATGGAGGAAGGCACCGTGATCCCGCAGCGCGCCCGTGACGGCTACATCAGCGCCACCGCGCTGTGCCAGTCCGTCAACAAGCGCTGGTCGGACTACCGGGCATTGAAATCGACGGAGGAGTTCCTGCACGAGCTGACCGTCCAGACCGGGTTGGCCGAGCACGAACTGATCCACGTGGTCTCCGGTGGCAAACCGACCCTGCAGGGCACCTGGATCCATCCCTACCTGGCCATCAACCTGGGCCAGTGGCTGTCGCGCAAGTTCTCGGTGAAGGTTGCGCAGTGGGTGGTGGAATGGCAGCAGGGGCGTGCCAACGCGGTGATGCCCGCGCATATCGAGCGCTACCTGCAGAACCGGGCCAAGGTGCCGTACACCCATTTCTCGATGCTCAATGAGCTGACGTTGAATCTGATCGCGCCGCTTGAAGACGCCGGTTACACCCTGCCGCAGGCGCTGGTGCCGGACATCTCCGAAGGACGCCTGTTCTGCAAGTGGCTGAGGGACCAGCGGGGCGTCGACACCAACGCACTGCCCACCTATGACCACACCTACCCGGATGGGCGCACGGTGCCGGCCAAGCTGTATCCCAACGAGTTCTACGAGGACTTCCGCCGCCACTTCAACGAAGTATGGCTGCCGGAAAAAGCGCCTGCCTATTTTGCCGCGCGCGACAGCAAGGCGCTTTCATTCGTGACCACGCTGCTGCTTCCGGCAC